One Qiania dongpingensis genomic window carries:
- a CDS encoding cysteine-rich KTR domain-containing protein codes for MLKKYWIKCPICNGKTRVQVFHNTVLKDFPLFCPKCKLTHIIDVEKLEIVIKNTEKQTFIIYKKGYKNETFT; via the coding sequence ATGCTTAAAAAATATTGGATAAAATGTCCGATTTGTAACGGAAAGACGAGAGTTCAAGTATTTCATAATACTGTATTAAAAGATTTTCCTCTTTTCTGCCCTAAATGCAAATTGACGCATATCATTGATGTAGAAAAATTAGAGATTGTAATCAAAAATACAGAAAAACAAACTTTTATTATTTATAAGAAAGGATATAAAAATGAAACGTTTACCTAA
- a CDS encoding DUF4366 domain-containing protein, protein MKHKKLFRSVTALLAALVLMGGFSVTAFAGGGDVSDEPPTPVTETEPEETTGGYEPQPLTPEGNMSLVDDITGEASGDKQFITVVTKNGNYFYIIIDRAEDGENTVHFLNQVDEKDLLQLMEDEQTETPACSCTEKCVAGSINTDCPVCSVNMSECAGKEAEPELEETEQPEPEEDKGGGMGGAILLVVLLLAAAGGGAFYYFKIMKPKKDAAKGSSNLDDLDFDEDDEDAEELETEQEDEEV, encoded by the coding sequence ATGAAGCATAAAAAACTGTTCCGCAGCGTTACCGCTTTGCTTGCCGCCCTTGTACTCATGGGCGGCTTTTCTGTTACCGCTTTTGCGGGCGGCGGTGATGTGAGCGACGAGCCGCCTACCCCCGTAACCGAAACCGAGCCGGAAGAAACGACGGGCGGCTATGAGCCGCAGCCCTTAACGCCGGAGGGCAACATGAGCCTTGTGGACGACATAACGGGCGAAGCGTCCGGCGATAAACAGTTTATTACCGTCGTTACGAAAAACGGAAACTATTTTTACATCATCATTGACCGAGCCGAGGACGGAGAAAACACCGTCCATTTCCTCAATCAAGTTGATGAAAAAGACCTTTTGCAGCTTATGGAGGACGAACAGACCGAAACCCCCGCTTGTAGCTGTACTGAAAAATGCGTTGCCGGAAGCATCAACACCGATTGCCCCGTTTGCAGCGTCAACATGAGCGAGTGCGCGGGCAAGGAAGCCGAGCCGGAGCTGGAAGAAACCGAGCAGCCGGAGCCGGAGGAAGATAAAGGCGGCGGCATGGGCGGTGCTATTCTGCTTGTCGTGCTGCTTCTTGCCGCAGCGGGCGGCGGCGCGTTCTATTACTTTAAGATTATGAAGCCCAAAAAGGACGCGGCAAAAGGCAGCAGCAACCTTGACGATCTCGACTTTGACGAGGACGACGAGGACGCGGAAGAATTAGAAACCGAGCAGGAGGACGAGGAAGTATGA
- a CDS encoding type IA DNA topoisomerase: MKLVIAEKPSVGAAIAAVLCANEKRSGYFEGSGYLVSWCIGHLISLADAATYNEQYRKWKYDDLPIVPQDWQFIVASGKEQQFSVLKDLMHRSDVSEIVNACDSGREGELIFRFVYEQANCKKPFSRLWISSMEESAIREGFSNLKDGRSYDNLYQSALCRAKADWLVGINATRLFSILYHKTLNVGRVQTPTLTMLVNRDYAISSFKKEKYHVVRLDAGGVSALSERLNDEAAAQQMKAACEKSQAVCTSLKKEKKTVAPPKLFDLTALQREANRLYGFTAKQTLDYAQALYEKRLLTYPRTDSKYITSDMQDSTKELITGLCSLLPFMRDVKLQADLIRVCDNSKVTDHHAILPTAEFLKAGFASLADSETKLMTLVCAKLLCAAAAPYAYEAVTAVFTCGGYTFTAKGRTTLCEGWREIERLSRAASEEQDEDAEPEAVLPPLTEGQTFENTAAEISERYTQPPKAYTEDTLLSAMENAGKEETPEDAERKGLGTTATRAGIIEKLISAGFAERKGKKLIPTKDGYNLVAILPESLTSPQLTAEWETRLTGIAKGSDSPADFMRGIEEMTAGLVKTYSAISEDKAKLFTPQREAIGTCPRCGAAVYEGKKNYYCSDRACSFVMWKNDLFFQQRKKTFTKAIAAALLKDGKVKIKGMYSTKTGKTFDGVVLLADTGGKYVNFRVEQNRK; the protein is encoded by the coding sequence ATGAAACTTGTAATTGCAGAGAAACCGAGCGTCGGGGCGGCGATTGCCGCCGTACTTTGCGCGAATGAAAAGCGCAGCGGATATTTTGAGGGCAGCGGCTACCTTGTGTCCTGGTGTATCGGGCATTTGATTAGCCTTGCGGACGCGGCGACCTACAACGAGCAGTACCGAAAATGGAAGTATGACGATCTCCCCATTGTCCCGCAGGATTGGCAGTTTATCGTTGCCAGCGGCAAGGAGCAGCAGTTTTCCGTACTCAAAGACCTTATGCACCGCAGCGACGTTTCCGAGATTGTCAATGCGTGCGACAGCGGGCGCGAGGGAGAACTCATTTTTCGATTTGTCTACGAACAGGCAAATTGCAAAAAGCCCTTTTCCCGCCTTTGGATTAGCAGCATGGAAGAAAGCGCAATCCGCGAGGGCTTTTCAAACCTCAAAGACGGGCGCAGCTATGACAACCTCTATCAATCCGCGCTTTGCAGAGCAAAGGCAGATTGGCTTGTCGGGATTAACGCGACCCGCCTTTTCTCTATCCTCTATCACAAAACGCTGAATGTCGGCAGAGTGCAAACGCCCACCCTTACCATGCTGGTAAACCGCGACTATGCGATCAGCAGCTTTAAGAAAGAAAAATATCATGTTGTCCGTCTGGACGCGGGCGGTGTTTCGGCTTTGTCCGAAAGACTGAACGACGAAGCGGCAGCGCAGCAGATGAAAGCGGCTTGCGAGAAATCGCAAGCCGTTTGTACTTCCCTCAAAAAAGAGAAAAAGACCGTTGCCCCGCCGAAGCTGTTTGACCTTACCGCGTTACAGCGCGAAGCTAACCGCCTGTATGGATTTACGGCGAAACAGACCCTTGATTATGCGCAAGCCCTCTATGAAAAGCGGCTTTTGACCTATCCCCGCACCGACAGCAAATATATCACTTCCGATATGCAGGACAGCACAAAGGAACTCATTACCGGGCTTTGTTCGCTGCTTCCCTTTATGCGGGACGTGAAGCTGCAAGCAGACCTTATAAGGGTTTGCGACAACAGCAAAGTAACCGACCACCACGCTATTTTGCCGACAGCCGAGTTTTTGAAAGCGGGCTTTGCTTCCCTTGCCGACAGCGAAACAAAACTTATGACCCTTGTGTGTGCAAAGCTGCTTTGCGCCGCAGCCGCGCCCTATGCGTATGAAGCGGTTACGGCGGTTTTCACTTGCGGCGGCTATACCTTTACCGCAAAGGGCAGGACAACGCTTTGCGAGGGTTGGCGTGAGATTGAAAGATTATCCCGCGCCGCGTCCGAGGAACAGGACGAGGACGCAGAGCCGGAAGCGGTTTTGCCCCCGCTTACCGAGGGACAGACCTTTGAAAATACCGCAGCGGAGATCTCCGAGCGTTACACGCAGCCCCCAAAAGCATATACCGAAGATACGCTTCTGTCCGCTATGGAGAACGCGGGCAAGGAGGAAACGCCGGAGGACGCGGAACGCAAGGGATTAGGCACCACCGCGACGCGGGCGGGTATCATTGAAAAGCTCATTTCAGCGGGCTTTGCCGAGCGCAAGGGCAAGAAGCTAATCCCCACAAAGGACGGGTATAACCTTGTCGCCATTCTGCCCGAAAGCCTTACGTCCCCGCAGCTTACGGCAGAATGGGAAACGCGCCTTACCGGGATTGCAAAGGGCAGCGACAGCCCCGCCGACTTTATGCGAGGGATTGAGGAAATGACAGCGGGGCTTGTCAAGACCTATTCCGCGATTTCCGAGGATAAAGCAAAACTGTTTACCCCGCAGCGGGAAGCAATCGGCACTTGCCCCCGTTGCGGCGCGGCGGTTTACGAGGGCAAGAAAAACTACTACTGTTCCGACAGGGCGTGCAGCTTTGTCATGTGGAAAAATGACTTGTTCTTTCAGCAGCGCAAAAAGACTTTCACAAAGGCGATTGCCGCCGCCCTTTTGAAAGACGGAAAGGTAAAAATCAAGGGTATGTACTCCACCAAAACGGGAAAGACCTTTGACGGGGTTGTGCTGCTTGCCGACACAGGCGGCAAGTATGTAAACTTCCGCGTCGAGCAGAACCGAAAATGA
- a CDS encoding plasmid mobilization protein: MENRKRNIQMKFYVTEEEKRLIDEKMKQLPIKQYGAYFRKMAIDGYILVIDRSDTKAYIRELQAVSRNINQIAKRANATGAVYQQDIEDIKKAVDEIWRLQRRTLLNQP; the protein is encoded by the coding sequence ATGGAAAACCGAAAGAGAAATATCCAAATGAAGTTTTACGTTACGGAAGAAGAAAAGCGGCTGATCGACGAGAAGATGAAGCAGCTTCCCATAAAGCAGTATGGGGCATACTTCCGCAAAATGGCGATTGACGGGTATATCCTTGTCATTGACCGAAGCGACACGAAAGCATATATCCGGGAACTGCAAGCGGTGAGCCGGAACATCAATCAAATTGCCAAACGCGCCAACGCGACGGGGGCGGTTTACCAGCAGGACATTGAGGATATAAAAAAGGCGGTGGACGAGATATGGCGGTTACAAAGACGCACCCTATTAAATCAACCTTAA
- a CDS encoding DUF4315 family protein: protein MANTKLDRIERDIEKTRAKILEYQKRLKDLEAQKIEEENAQIVQMVKAVHLDGAQLAAFLSAYASGEIALPQPDADYTDEQEETEDEA, encoded by the coding sequence ATGGCAAACACGAAACTTGACCGTATCGAACGGGATATTGAGAAAACGAGGGCGAAAATCCTTGAATACCAAAAAAGGCTGAAAGACCTTGAAGCGCAGAAAATCGAGGAAGAAAACGCGCAGATCGTTCAAATGGTGAAAGCGGTACACCTTGACGGGGCGCAGCTTGCCGCGTTCCTCTCCGCTTACGCCAGCGGCGAAATTGCCTTGCCGCAGCCGGACGCAGACTATACCGACGAACAGGAGGAAACCGAAGATGAAGCATAA
- the rlmN gene encoding 23S rRNA (adenine(2503)-C(2))-methyltransferase RlmN yields the protein MKRLPKYTPAEVRNDPYGFTYKEMSEVIGENEAKALYEELYKQLPRKKNLSMLVKNICKSSDTEKYVYELKDNKYIETVFIKRRDGGTVCVSTQVGCPVGCIFCESGRNGFVRNLTSSEIVQQIILLRRKVNRIVFMGMGEPLFNYDNLIKAIHILRDRYGLNFPTDGITISTVGPVDQLKKLREEHLKIQLTISLHAATQSARNRIIPHMRIYAIEDVVKQALSYSERHNRKIVFAYLLLPGINDRPSDVRQLAKWFRGKKVMINVLQYNPTSNSRIKAPQKREIVAFKHQLEQAGLEVTMRVSHGREINAACGQLANTYNKFKKK from the coding sequence ATGAAACGTTTACCTAAATATACGCCTGCGGAAGTACGGAATGATCCATACGGATTTACTTACAAAGAAATGTCGGAAGTTATTGGCGAGAATGAAGCAAAAGCCTTATATGAAGAATTATATAAGCAATTACCACGCAAAAAAAATCTATCAATGTTGGTAAAAAATATTTGCAAAAGCAGTGATACTGAAAAGTATGTTTACGAACTGAAAGACAACAAATACATTGAAACGGTTTTTATCAAGCGGCGAGATGGTGGAACTGTTTGCGTGAGCACACAAGTCGGTTGTCCTGTTGGTTGTATTTTTTGTGAGTCCGGGCGAAATGGCTTTGTTCGTAATCTAACATCGTCAGAAATCGTACAACAGATTATATTGTTGCGTCGAAAAGTAAACCGTATCGTTTTTATGGGTATGGGAGAGCCTTTATTCAATTATGACAACTTGATAAAAGCAATCCATATTCTCCGAGATAGATATGGGCTCAACTTTCCAACCGACGGCATTACCATATCAACAGTTGGTCCGGTCGATCAATTAAAAAAATTGCGCGAGGAACATCTTAAAATTCAGTTGACAATATCTTTACACGCAGCAACACAATCTGCAAGAAATCGTATTATTCCTCACATGCGCATATATGCTATTGAAGATGTTGTTAAGCAAGCCTTATCCTATTCTGAAAGGCATAATCGCAAAATTGTCTTTGCGTATTTGCTTTTACCGGGTATAAATGACCGGCCCTCAGATGTAAGACAACTTGCAAAATGGTTTCGGGGCAAAAAAGTTATGATTAACGTGTTACAATACAACCCAACAAGCAATTCAAGAATTAAAGCACCACAGAAACGGGAAATAGTTGCATTCAAACATCAATTAGAGCAAGCAGGACTTGAAGTTACTATGAGAGTTTCTCATGGCAGAGAGATTAACGCGGCTTGTGGACAGTTAGCTAACACATATAATAAATTCAAAAAAAAATGA
- a CDS encoding relaxase/mobilization nuclease domain-containing protein — protein MAVTKTHPIKSTLKAAIDYILNPEKTDGKLLASSFGCGLETADIEFAWTREAAGDRGTHLGRHLIQSFAVGETTPEEAHKIGMELAQAVLGGKYEFVLTTHVDKDHLHNHLIFNAVSFVDYKKYHSNKQSYHAIRRTSDRICKEHGLSVVVPGQDKGKSYAEYTAEKQGTSYKAKLKTAIDTLIPQVKDFDELLRRLQEMGYEIKQGKYISFRAAGQERFTRAKTLGAAYTEEAIKERIKGVYIAKSKPLREDKKIRLVVDIENSIKAQQSAGYERWAKIHNLKQAAKSMNFLTENKIEYYSDLESKIADIMTAHDAAARAVKEVEQRMSDLSLLIKHTTTYRQLKPIYEEYKKSRDKEKYLRGHESEIILFEAAARALREMQIKKLPDLAALRKEYSGLNDRKSKLYEDYRQAKKQMQEYGVVKKNVDSILYPSQSKAREQER, from the coding sequence ATGGCGGTTACAAAGACGCACCCTATTAAATCAACCTTAAAGGCCGCAATAGACTATATCTTAAATCCCGAAAAGACAGACGGAAAGCTGCTTGCGTCCTCTTTCGGCTGCGGGCTGGAAACCGCCGATATAGAGTTTGCATGGACGCGGGAAGCTGCCGGAGATCGCGGCACACATTTAGGGCGGCACTTGATACAATCCTTTGCGGTAGGCGAAACCACGCCGGAAGAAGCGCACAAAATCGGCATGGAACTTGCGCAAGCGGTGTTAGGCGGCAAGTATGAGTTTGTTTTGACAACCCACGTCGATAAAGACCATCTGCATAATCACTTGATTTTCAACGCGGTTAGCTTCGTTGACTACAAAAAGTATCATTCCAACAAGCAAAGCTATCACGCTATCCGACGCACCAGCGACAGGATATGTAAAGAGCATGGGCTATCCGTCGTCGTGCCGGGACAGGACAAAGGGAAAAGCTATGCGGAATACACCGCCGAAAAGCAAGGAACAAGCTACAAAGCCAAGCTGAAAACGGCGATAGATACCCTCATTCCCCAAGTCAAAGATTTTGACGAACTGCTGCGCCGTTTGCAGGAAATGGGGTATGAAATCAAACAGGGCAAATATATTTCTTTCCGCGCTGCCGGACAGGAACGGTTTACCCGCGCAAAGACGCTCGGCGCGGCCTATACGGAAGAAGCCATAAAGGAGCGTATCAAGGGCGTATATATTGCCAAGTCAAAGCCGCTGCGGGAAGATAAGAAAATCCGGCTTGTCGTCGATATTGAAAACAGCATTAAAGCCCAACAATCGGCGGGCTATGAACGGTGGGCGAAAATCCATAATCTGAAACAGGCTGCAAAAAGCATGAACTTCTTGACCGAAAACAAGATTGAATATTACAGCGACCTCGAAAGCAAAATCGCGGATATTATGACCGCCCATGACGCGGCGGCAAGGGCGGTTAAGGAAGTGGAACAGCGTATGTCCGATTTATCGCTGCTTATCAAGCACACCACCACATACCGACAATTAAAACCGATTTACGAGGAATACAAGAAATCGCGGGACAAGGAAAAGTATCTGCGGGGGCATGAAAGCGAAATTATCCTGTTTGAAGCTGCGGCAAGGGCACTCCGGGAAATGCAGATAAAGAAGCTGCCCGATCTCGCCGCGCTGCGCAAGGAGTATAGCGGCTTAAACGACAGGAAAAGCAAATTGTATGAGGATTACCGCCAAGCGAAAAAGCAAATGCAGGAGTACGGCGTTGTCAAAAAGAACGTCGATAGTATTCTTTACCCGTCCCAAAGCAAGGCGCGGGAGCAGGAGCGATAA
- a CDS encoding helix-turn-helix transcriptional regulator, with translation MAKRPVPLYDFKAFGAAIKAARNEYGESRKKVSDELYISPRYLANIENKGQQPSLQVFYDLVTRYHISVDQFFFPNSNAEKSTGRRQLDALLDGMSDKGIRIVTATAREITEVEKAED, from the coding sequence ATGGCAAAAAGACCCGTACCATTGTACGACTTTAAGGCTTTCGGGGCAGCTATAAAAGCCGCGAGAAATGAATACGGCGAGAGCCGCAAAAAGGTAAGCGACGAGTTATATATTTCCCCGCGCTACCTTGCGAATATCGAGAACAAGGGACAACAGCCGAGTTTACAGGTATTCTATGACCTTGTAACCCGGTATCATATTTCGGTAGATCAATTTTTCTTCCCGAACAGCAATGCGGAGAAATCCACCGGGCGGCGGCAGCTTGACGCGCTGCTGGACGGTATGAGCGATAAAGGCATACGGATTGTAACCGCAACAGCAAGGGAGATAACGGAAGTCGAAAAAGCAGAGGATTAA
- a CDS encoding transposon-transfer assisting family protein, which yields MNIRFTIEEENIIAIYAEDSRETTLENILAAMPYMDEDMRQLAAAAVKKLQAMTDSEFSEREFILTDEE from the coding sequence ATGAATATCCGCTTTACCATTGAGGAAGAAAACATAATTGCGATTTACGCCGAGGACAGCCGGGAAACAACGCTTGAAAATATCCTTGCCGCCATGCCCTATATGGACGAGGATATGCGCCAGCTTGCCGCCGCAGCGGTGAAAAAGCTGCAAGCCATGACGGACAGCGAGTTTTCCGAACGGGAGTTTATCTTGACCGACGAGGAATAG
- a CDS encoding YodL domain-containing protein: MPYSSYDHDKLETAETMRIERRIYFEAKDGDIAPYVSLPLEQLHAMREESAAAEQAIFNDLSTRAAAWEQQAGKTLLLDKAIEYTRTTVVQHTSNEWQKGEYDRYTRSNRVYQMNYHIYENTRYDREKQQSVPYSYSLTWGVYTNSPNRNGQAKIAGQDRKVFSDKAAMEKYLNGRIKAYDRLFTEISPPIPQEYAEHFKVNGMLLPGYTIEGEEPPQQQPQAAAIPETTGQQKEREHMSEQFSIMIGNRSRFEAGDPGGYWLDMPATKEQLQTAMQSVGITADNPQDFSIRGYSDDPEKHIALPYEMVCAADVDELNFLAARLEQLDPAEVGKLNAALQQKNGLANIGQVIDFTYNVDFYVHIPEVHTYRDLGDYYLNQSGMVQMPEEWKGGIDLTTFGRNAAAQEKGAFTEYGYIVESGDEWERQFEGREVPEEYRIMSYPQPERGEQDKAYMDAAETQQAAVQTAEPQQPRPVVPIILSSEKPGDKVKEITARLEQGIQAIFDSDRYKEFLTAMSKFHDYSLNNTILIAMQGGNLVKGYSQWQKEFDRHVKSGEKGIKIFAPAPYKVKKLVDKIDPDTRKPILDSEGKTVKEEKEVTVPAFKVVTVFDISQTEGKEFPDLSVKPLLADVEQYEDFFAALEKASPVPIAFEQITNGANGYFSLTDKRIAIKEGVSELQAVKTAIHEIAHAKLHDVDLNAPLEEQNRVDRRSREVQAESVAYTVCQHFGLDTSDYSFGYVAGWSSGKEMTELKASLETIQATAKELITEIEGHFTELQQQRQAEQEQEAKTKETLLLNGKEDSYGIYQLARREETMDLRFEPFDRLQATGHFVDRANYELVYTAPLTKDMTLGGIWEKFNIDRPADFKGHSLSVSDIVVLHQNGENTAHYVDSIGFQQVPEFLQEQAQQTPVFDKLSPEQQQALSDTVKDTLQLLVDADKRIYGDVTGKTLEAIAAQGYSYKGGQLEKQQPEATPESLMTGETVRTPRGNFYITDMSREQIEAAGFGFHHASEDGKYLIMGNGTQAYAIAAEQPQRDNPLKHVEDIVEQNDNNFDGIINNTPQTPTVADLEQRAKAGEAISVTDLAKAVKAEKREQPQKKPSILKKLDEYKKQAAQQPKDKQKEQKKDLEV, translated from the coding sequence ATGCCGTATTCTTCATACGACCATGACAAATTGGAAACCGCCGAAACCATGCGGATAGAACGCCGGATATATTTTGAAGCAAAGGACGGGGATATTGCCCCCTATGTTTCTTTGCCGCTGGAACAGCTACACGCCATGCGTGAGGAAAGCGCGGCAGCGGAACAGGCGATTTTTAACGATCTCTCAACCCGCGCCGCCGCTTGGGAACAGCAGGCGGGAAAAACGCTTTTGCTTGACAAAGCGATTGAATACACAAGGACAACCGTTGTGCAGCACACTTCTAACGAGTGGCAGAAAGGCGAATATGACCGATATACCCGCAGCAACCGGGTATATCAGATGAACTACCACATTTACGAGAACACCCGTTACGACAGGGAGAAGCAGCAAAGCGTCCCTTACTCTTATTCTCTCACATGGGGCGTTTATACCAACAGCCCGAACAGGAACGGGCAAGCGAAGATTGCCGGACAGGACAGAAAGGTTTTTTCCGATAAGGCGGCTATGGAAAAGTATCTGAATGGACGTATCAAAGCATACGACCGTCTGTTTACGGAAATCTCCCCGCCTATCCCGCAGGAGTACGCCGAGCATTTCAAAGTAAACGGTATGCTTTTACCGGGCTATACCATTGAGGGTGAGGAACCCCCGCAGCAGCAGCCACAGGCGGCAGCTATCCCCGAAACTACCGGGCAGCAAAAGGAGCGTGAACACATGAGCGAACAGTTTTCTATTATGATTGGCAACCGCAGCCGTTTTGAAGCGGGCGACCCCGGCGGTTATTGGCTGGATATGCCCGCCACAAAGGAGCAGTTACAGACCGCTATGCAGAGCGTCGGCATTACCGCCGATAACCCGCAGGATTTTTCCATTCGCGGCTATTCCGACGACCCAGAGAAACATATTGCTTTGCCTTATGAAATGGTATGCGCCGCCGACGTGGACGAACTCAATTTTCTTGCGGCGCGGCTCGAACAGCTTGACCCCGCCGAGGTTGGCAAGCTGAACGCAGCTTTGCAGCAGAAAAACGGGCTTGCAAATATCGGACAGGTAATTGACTTCACCTACAACGTGGATTTTTACGTCCATATTCCCGAAGTACATACCTACCGCGATTTGGGCGACTATTACTTAAATCAATCCGGCATGGTACAAATGCCCGAAGAATGGAAAGGCGGCATTGACCTTACTACTTTTGGCAGGAACGCCGCCGCGCAGGAAAAAGGCGCGTTTACCGAATACGGCTATATCGTGGAAAGCGGCGACGAGTGGGAACGGCAGTTTGAGGGGCGCGAAGTGCCGGAGGAATACCGCATTATGAGTTACCCGCAGCCGGAGCGCGGCGAACAGGACAAAGCCTATATGGACGCAGCCGAAACGCAGCAAGCAGCCGTACAGACCGCAGAGCCGCAGCAGCCCCGCCCCGTCGTGCCGATTATCCTTTCTTCTGAAAAACCCGGCGACAAGGTAAAGGAGATCACCGCCCGTCTGGAACAGGGCATACAAGCGATTTTTGACAGCGACCGCTACAAAGAGTTTTTAACGGCTATGTCAAAGTTTCACGATTACAGCTTGAATAACACTATCCTAATCGCCATGCAGGGCGGCAATTTGGTAAAGGGCTATTCACAATGGCAGAAAGAGTTTGACCGCCATGTGAAAAGCGGCGAGAAAGGTATTAAAATCTTTGCCCCCGCACCTTACAAGGTAAAAAAGCTGGTGGATAAAATCGACCCCGACACAAGAAAGCCCATACTTGACAGCGAGGGAAAGACGGTTAAGGAAGAAAAGGAAGTTACCGTTCCCGCCTTTAAGGTTGTAACCGTCTTTGACATTTCGCAGACCGAGGGCAAGGAGTTTCCCGACCTCTCCGTCAAACCGCTGCTTGCCGATGTGGAACAGTACGAGGACTTTTTCGCTGCCCTTGAAAAAGCGTCCCCCGTTCCGATTGCTTTTGAGCAGATCACAAACGGCGCAAACGGATATTTCAGTTTGACCGATAAGCGAATTGCTATCAAAGAGGGTGTGAGCGAGCTGCAAGCGGTTAAGACCGCCATTCACGAAATCGCCCATGCGAAGCTGCATGACGTGGACTTAAACGCCCCGCTGGAGGAACAAAACCGCGTTGACCGCCGCAGCCGCGAGGTACAGGCTGAAAGCGTTGCCTATACGGTGTGTCAGCATTTCGGGCTTGATACGTCGGATTACTCTTTCGGGTATGTTGCCGGGTGGAGCAGCGGCAAGGAAATGACCGAATTAAAAGCGTCCCTTGAAACGATACAGGCAACCGCAAAGGAACTCATTACCGAGATCGAGGGGCATTTTACCGAATTGCAGCAGCAGCGGCAAGCCGAGCAGGAGCAGGAAGCGAAAACAAAAGAAACCTTGCTTCTCAACGGCAAGGAGGACAGCTACGGGATTTATCAGTTAGCCCGCAGAGAGGAAACTATGGATTTGCGCTTTGAGCCTTTCGACCGTCTGCAAGCAACGGGGCATTTCGTTGACCGGGCAAATTATGAACTCGTCTATACCGCACCGCTTACAAAGGATATGACGCTTGGCGGCATTTGGGAAAAGTTTAATATCGACCGCCCCGCCGACTTCAAGGGGCATAGCCTTTCCGTTTCCGACATTGTTGTGCTTCATCAGAACGGCGAGAACACCGCCCATTATGTAGACAGCATAGGTTTTCAGCAGGTGCCGGAGTTTTTACAGGAGCAAGCGCAGCAGACCCCCGTATTTGATAAGCTATCTCCCGAACAGCAGCAAGCCCTATCCGATACCGTAAAAGATACGCTGCAACTGCTTGTAGACGCAGACAAGCGGATTTATGGCGACGTTACGGGCAAGACCCTTGAAGCAATCGCGGCGCAAGGGTATTCCTACAAGGGCGGGCAGCTTGAAAAGCAGCAGCCGGAAGCGACCCCCGAAAGCCTTATGACGGGCGAAACCGTCAGAACGCCGCGAGGGAACTTTTACATTACCGACATGAGCCGCGAACAGATCGAAGCGGCGGGCTTTGGTTTTCATCATGCGTCGGAGGACGGGAAGTATCTCATTATGGGAAATGGCACACAGGCTTATGCCATAGCCGCCGAGCAGCCGCAGCGGGATAATCCCTTAAAGCACGTTGAGGACATTGTAGAGCAGAACGACAACAACTTTGACGGGATTATCAATAATACGCCGCAAACGCCCACCGTCGCGGATTTGGAGCAGCGGGCAAAGGCGGGCGAAGCGATTTCCGTTACCGACCTTGCGAAAGCGGTAAAAGCCGAGAAACGGGAGCAGCCGCAAAAGAAACCGTCCATTTTGAAGAAGCTGGACGAGTACAAGAAACAGGCGGCGCAGCAGCCGAAAGACAAGCAGAAAGAGCAGAAAAAGGATTTGGAGGTTTGA
- a CDS encoding cysteine-rich VLP domain-containing protein, whose amino-acid sequence MIRLDEKQYRAVKKMARAACANNDCGNCLLLDDGETCVCVQSISYSLLCRYFREAVLPADRQLCEQITRSGETDLKRCAVCGSTFAAGSNRAKYCPDCAAKIRRRQKAESERNRRLRIKITT is encoded by the coding sequence ATGATTAGGCTTGATGAAAAGCAGTATCGAGCCGTTAAGAAAATGGCCCGAGCCGCGTGCGCCAACAATGATTGCGGGAACTGTCTGCTATTGGACGACGGGGAAACTTGCGTTTGTGTGCAGAGTATCAGCTATTCGCTGTTATGCCGTTATTTCCGCGAAGCGGTTTTACCCGCAGACAGGCAGCTATGCGAACAGATCACCCGCAGCGGGGAAACCGATTTGAAGCGTTGCGCGGTATGCGGCAGCACGTTTGCGGCGGGCAGCAATCGGGCGAAATACTGTCCCGATTGTGCGGCAAAGATACGCCGCAGGCAGAAAGCGGAAAGCGAGAGAAACAGGCGTTTACGGATAAAAATAACTACATAG